From one Deltaproteobacteria bacterium genomic stretch:
- a CDS encoding class I SAM-dependent methyltransferase produces the protein MSTQAEVQVSYDVGNEFFRLWLDKRMNYTCGIYDETDDLDEAQIAKLNFLHDQSKITPEGSILDIGCGWGANIEFLAQDKGVKDVHGITLSPAQFEEINARKIPNVTAHCVNYLDYKPDRLFDAVISICMIEHVVTPEQARAGEHIDLYRNYFRLAHEWTKPGAHFALQTILRNRAPRNRKDIQDIGWMTYEIFPGGITPRLEDIVIAVNPYWEVKQVTTRRVDYQKTCAHWLEGLKRSEDFIREKWGSQVFEDYDRYLSTCVRAFEMHYQSLAQWQLKRID, from the coding sequence ATGTCGACACAGGCAGAAGTTCAGGTTTCATATGATGTAGGTAACGAGTTTTTCCGGCTTTGGCTGGATAAGCGCATGAATTACACTTGCGGTATTTACGATGAAACCGATGACTTGGATGAAGCACAGATTGCAAAGCTTAATTTCCTTCACGACCAATCCAAAATTACGCCTGAGGGCTCAATTTTAGATATCGGTTGCGGATGGGGTGCCAATATTGAATTTTTGGCTCAGGACAAAGGCGTTAAGGACGTTCATGGAATTACGCTTAGTCCAGCACAGTTTGAAGAAATTAATGCTCGGAAGATTCCAAATGTCACTGCACATTGTGTGAACTACCTGGATTATAAGCCGGACCGCCTTTTTGACGCAGTTATCTCAATCTGCATGATTGAGCATGTGGTCACTCCTGAGCAGGCACGCGCTGGAGAGCATATCGATCTCTATCGAAATTATTTTCGTCTAGCGCATGAATGGACAAAGCCTGGGGCACACTTTGCGCTCCAGACTATTTTGCGAAACCGAGCACCTCGTAACCGTAAGGATATCCAAGACATTGGCTGGATGACTTATGAAATTTTCCCAGGAGGCATCACACCGCGTCTCGAAGATATCGTTATTGCGGTTAATCCATACTGGGAAGTGAAGCAAGTGACTACGCGACGCGTCGACTATCAGAAGACGTGTGCACATTGGCTTGAAGGCCTTAAGCGAAGCGAAGATTTCATTCGTGAAAAGTGGGGCTCGCAAGTGTTTGAAGATTACGACCGTTATCTCAGCACATGTGTTCGCGCATTCGAAATGCACTATCAGTCTCTCGCTCAGTGGCAATTGAAGCGAATCGACTAA
- a CDS encoding acyl carrier protein, translating to MTAEAKVVSLFEKAAWEVARKKYDSLNVEQKISELGIDSVAMLEVIGFIEEELEIHLPDEKIARVQTLADLSNVIQSVAPDALVSEARASA from the coding sequence ATGACAGCAGAAGCAAAAGTAGTATCTCTTTTTGAAAAGGCAGCCTGGGAAGTGGCGCGCAAAAAGTATGATAGCCTCAACGTTGAGCAAAAAATCAGTGAACTTGGTATTGACTCAGTGGCGATGTTGGAAGTGATTGGCTTTATTGAAGAGGAATTAGAAATTCACCTTCCAGATGAAAAGATTGCACGCGTTCAAACACTGGCAGACTTGTCAAATGTGATTCAGTCGGTAGCGCCGGATGCTTTGGTATCCGAAGCGCGAGCGAGCGCGTAA